The Patescibacteria group bacterium genome includes a window with the following:
- a CDS encoding metallopeptidase, with protein sequence MIKKRTSGIFWEDATDVKRKIEMIKEGGEFSWLDLEAITCLRSYGSKSRAIARIWGLPKLWQKVLKLKPHYVIEVVSEKYDKLNNQQKEDVLLHEIAHIPKNFSGSLVPHYRKGRRKFKDLVKNLKLRYHLDYGNNSSSRRR encoded by the coding sequence GTGATCAAGAAAAGGACTAGTGGTATTTTTTGGGAAGATGCCACCGATGTTAAAAGAAAAATAGAAATGATCAAAGAAGGCGGCGAGTTTTCTTGGCTTGATTTGGAAGCTATAACTTGTTTACGTTCTTATGGTTCTAAATCAAGAGCAATTGCTAGAATTTGGGGGTTACCAAAGCTGTGGCAAAAAGTCTTGAAGTTAAAGCCGCATTATGTCATTGAGGTAGTTTCCGAAAAATATGACAAATTAAATAACCAACAAAAAGAGGATGTCCTTTTGCACGAGATTGCTCATATTCCCAAAAACTTTTCTGGTTCCTTAGTGCCTCATTATCGTAAGGGAAGAAGGAAGTTTAAAGATTTGGTTAAAAATTTAAAATTAAGGTATCATTTGGATTATGGAAATAATAGTTCTTCAAGGAGAAGATAA
- a CDS encoding phosphoglucosamine mutase, translating into MSVASLFGTSGIRGDAEKLFTNQFCFDLGRSFAIFLSNRKQDGMIAVGMDPRVSSPRIKKYLISGLIFEGRQVCDEGVVPVPSLNYILKSSSAYAGSLMVSGSHIKPELNGVKFFAFGEEILKEHEKQIEEIYLSIKEKVAGGDFDSKQVIYEEKAKEEYINYLISKADLPFPNWKVVVDAGNGTQSEVMPYVLKNLGFEVIELNTSVQENFLSRDTEVEGDFKDLQKKVKEQKADFGVGYDSDGDRCVFVDEKGNFIPGDYSGTLIARKIAQDSVVTPINTSQIVEKVCKKVYRTKVGSPYVVAKMKETGSNFGFEANGGGIFSEMHSRDGGRSTIEILNILKESKKTLSNLILELPRYFIARDKVEYDWSLKDEIINQAKDTFKGIKVDETDGLKIWIDDENWILFRSSQNAPEFRVFVESPSLTKAQSLLFEGINLVKKIVEK; encoded by the coding sequence ATGTCAGTTGCCTCATTGTTTGGGACAAGTGGGATTAGAGGAGACGCCGAAAAACTTTTTACAAACCAATTTTGCTTTGATCTAGGTAGATCGTTTGCAATATTTCTAAGCAACCGCAAACAAGATGGCATGATTGCTGTGGGAATGGACCCACGTGTTTCAAGTCCAAGGATAAAAAAATACTTAATTTCTGGGTTAATCTTTGAGGGTAGGCAAGTATGTGACGAGGGTGTGGTACCTGTTCCTTCCCTAAACTATATTCTTAAATCTTCATCCGCTTATGCCGGTAGCCTAATGGTGTCGGGCAGCCATATTAAGCCTGAATTAAACGGAGTAAAATTTTTTGCATTTGGTGAAGAGATATTAAAAGAACATGAGAAACAGATAGAAGAGATATATCTTTCTATTAAAGAAAAGGTTGCTGGTGGTGATTTTGATTCAAAACAGGTAATTTATGAAGAAAAAGCAAAAGAAGAGTACATAAACTACCTCATAAGTAAAGCGGATCTACCTTTTCCCAATTGGAAAGTGGTAGTAGATGCTGGAAATGGAACTCAATCTGAGGTTATGCCTTATGTATTAAAAAACCTTGGATTTGAAGTAATTGAATTAAACACCTCAGTTCAGGAAAACTTCTTGTCCCGCGATACTGAAGTGGAAGGTGATTTCAAGGATCTCCAAAAGAAAGTAAAAGAGCAAAAAGCCGATTTTGGAGTTGGATATGATTCTGATGGAGATAGATGTGTCTTTGTTGATGAAAAGGGTAATTTCATTCCTGGAGATTATAGTGGTACTTTAATTGCTAGAAAAATAGCTCAAGACTCAGTTGTAACACCAATTAATACGTCTCAGATAGTGGAGAAGGTTTGCAAAAAAGTTTATAGGACTAAAGTTGGATCTCCTTATGTTGTTGCTAAAATGAAAGAAACTGGCAGTAATTTTGGCTTTGAAGCTAATGGTGGGGGAATTTTTTCAGAAATGCATAGTCGTGATGGTGGTAGATCTACAATTGAAATTTTAAATATTCTAAAAGAGTCTAAGAAAACACTCTCGAATTTAATTTTGGAACTTCCACGATATTTTATAGCCAGAGACAAAGTTGAATATGACTGGAGCTTAAAAGATGAAATTATTAATCAAGCCAAAGACACATTTAAGGGTATAAAAGTTGATGAAACAGATGGCTTAAAAATTTGGATTGATGATGAAAATTGGATTTTGTTTAGAAGTTCTCAAAATGCACCAGAATTTAGAGTTTTTGTTGAATCGCCATCTTTGACTAAAGCTCAAAGCTTGCTTTTTGAAGGAATTAACCTGGTTAAAAAGATAGTGGAAAAATGA